A part of Anabas testudineus chromosome 7, fAnaTes1.2, whole genome shotgun sequence genomic DNA contains:
- the usp19 gene encoding ubiquitin carboxyl-terminal hydrolase 19 isoform X2, whose translation MASSGGSSVAGNETLGRRGGAQHRGGRGRDNSSDLSSSTSKKKQKDRANQESREAKRAAAAAAVDGVIAEVKKDVFVDWKQNVNEVTVRLRCGEEMQRMEGINTTFTDTHCQVCFPDGRQWSCQLQEEIEASCSRVQYKGGFLHVIMHKKIPFHIWPSLKSNKKEKGAAPAETKNAKELEVKPAALESSEKPKLSSSQPQLQPQPPSSPAQSESRRYSGKAERGVKRCLKNKPACDKATTDSVEIKGETVEGPSTTSKPVSITTGEQQPQEPSAKRTTARLPKSTKGAISPADRDTNSVKSNGKAPPTHLPAGWSPQTEHKDGDNRAERLGMGREQRPGVAVAAASHTKKAQVAEKQNQPSDRSEAIARDSESQTAAPISSIDCLKPISLNNEAQSAPEMLGDTTDSELEKRPAELDSEQDTPICQQLESGEAIPVPPVGMTVKQGTSQSSLAQGHSSCDGEEKRDQSKEEPLEIKQQEAPEPMVNLQFVKNDSYEKGADLMVVNVYMKGICRDTARVIFREQDFTLIFQTSDANFLRLHSDCGPNTVFKWQVKLRNLIQPEQCSYSFTPSRVDITLKKRHSQRWGGLEAPATQVGGAKVAVPSSPACMEKSQPGSSQHNLPAKEEPPRVGEEKPKAPKASPRVEDGGLDTVASRTVSEHVAITKPEPTVTTPKPTCMVQPMTHAPPATNERHEEEEEKKVCLPGFTGLVNLGNTCFMNSVIQSLSNTRELRDYFHDRAFEAEINCNNPLGTGGRLAIGFAVLLRALWKGTHHAFQPSKLKAIVASKASQFTGYAQHDAQEFMAFLLDGLHEDLNRIQNKPYTETVDSDGRLDEVVAEEAWQRHKMRNDSFIVDLFQGQFKSKLVCPTCSKVSITFDPFLYLPVPLPQKQKVLSVFYFAKEPHKKPIKFLVSVSKENSSTAEVLESISRSVRVKPENLRLAEVGKNRFHRMFLPSHSLDTVSSSDMLFCFEVLSKELAKERVVLLRVQQKLQVPNIPISKCAACLKPPGSEEEKLKRCTRCYRVGYCNQVCQRTHWPSHKGLCRPNVENVGLPFLISVPESRLSYTRLTQLLEGYSRFSVNVFQPPFQSDRTSPDTSQCRVELPSMPAGSPEGHGSGDEAIGGSSTVGSGDVELGKQSALPESQGEYAQASALHSVESDISSSQTSISTTQTRDSGFSEPISTTSCCSLDPHAEKETSCEKAVRPEAAVTGYQHPNDSASGHASQFYIALLDSNGKEQRLDEKEDALADLPEDVTLELVWKNNERLKEYVLVSSKELEYDEDPSSLSETARAGHFTLEQCLNLFTKPEVLAPEEAWYCPKCQQHREASKQLLLWRLPNVLIIQLKRFSFRSFIWRDKINDMVDFPVRNLDLSKFCIGQKDEMQQPPIYDLYAVINHYGGMIGGHYTAYARLPSDKNSQRSDVGWRLFDDSTVTMVEESQVVTRYAYVLFYRRRNSPVERPPRFLRPVGAESSTGAGATASQASLIWRELEEEEEGLDEGPRGLFRSVLRRRQTQRNRDEEDEDRTEGLVRRHRGQRMSDYPDDDCVRYFVLGTLTAVFALFINLVYPLLYKASWT comes from the exons ATGGCCAGCAGCGGTGGTAGCAGTGTGGCAGGTAATGAAACACTGGGCCGTCGCGGTGGGGCTCAGCACAGAGGAGGCAGGGGTCGGGACAACAGCTCAGACCTATCCTCCAGTACCAGTAAGAAGAAGCAGAAGGACAGAGCCAACCAGGAGAGCAGAGAGGCCAAGagggcagcagctgctgcagcagtagACGGGGTCATTGCAGAAGTCAAGAAAG aTGTGTTTGTGGACTGGAAGCAGAATGTCAACGAAGTGACTGTCAGACTGCGCTGTGGTGAGGAGATGCAGAGGATGGAGGGCATCAATACAACCTTTACTGATACACACTGCCAGGTGTGCTTCCCAG ATGGACGACAGTGGAGCTGCCAATTGCAGGAGGAAATTGAAGCCTCATGTAGCAGAGTCCAGTACAAGGGAGGTTTCTTGCATGTCATCATGCACAAGAAGATTCCCTTTCACATTTGGCCTTCACTTAAG TCAAACAAAAAGGAGAAGGGGGCAGCACCTGCAGAGACCAAAAATGCCAAGGAACTAGAAGTAAAGCCTGCTGCCTTGGAGTCATCAGAGAAACCCAAACTGTCCTCTTCACAGCCACAACTCCAGCCCCAGCCTCCCTCATCACCTGCACAAAGTGAGTCAAGACGTTACAGTGGCAAAGCTGAGCGGGGTGTCAAGCgatgtctgaaaaacaaaccagcatGTGACAAAGCCACTACGGACTCTGTAGAGATAAAAGGTGAAACTGTAGAAGGCCCATCCACCACCAGCAAGCCTGTTTCTATCACGACAGGCGAGCAGCAGCCTCAGGAACCCAGTGCTAAGCGCACGACTGCACGGCTGCCCAAATCCACCAAGGGGGCTATTTCACCAGCTGACAGGGACACAAACTCTGTGAAGTCTAATGGCAAAGCTCCACCAACACACCTGCCCGCTGGTTGGAGCCCACAGACAGAACACAAGGATGGAGACAACAGAGCCGAGAGACTAGGCATGGGTCGGGAACAAAGACCTGgagttgctgttgctgctgccagCCATACCAAGAAAGCTCAG GTGGCAGAGAAGCAAAACCAGCCTTCAGACAGGTCTGAAGCAATAGCACGTGACAGTGAAAGCCAAACAGCAGCTCCCATCAGCTCCATTGACTGCCTCAAACCTATCAGCTTGAACAATGAAGCGCAATCTGCTCCTGAAATGCTGGGAGATACAACGGACTCTGAGCTAGAGAAAAGGCCTGCGGAGCTGGACTCAGAGCAGGATACTCCGATCTGCCAACAGCTTGAGTCAGGAGAGGCAATACCAGTGCCACCTGTTGGCATGACTGTCAAACAAGGCACATCACAGTCTAGTCTAGCTCAGGGGCACAGCAGTTGTGATGGAGAGGAGAAGCGGGACCAATCGAAGGAAGAACCTCTGGAAATTAAGCAACAGGAAG CCCCAGAACCGATGGTTAACCTACAATTTGTAAAGAACGACTCGTATGAGAAGGGCGCAGACCTGATGGTGGTTAATGTTTACATGAAGGGGATCTGCAGGGACACAGCCAGGGTCATCTTCAGAGAACAGGACTTCACACTCATCTTCCAGACAAG TGATGCAAATTTTTTGCGGCTTCATTCAGACTGTGGACCAAACACAGTCTTCAAGTGGCAAGTGAAACTCAG GAACCTGATCCAACCTGAGCAATGCAGCTACTCCTTCACCCCATCCCGTGTGGACATCACCCTCAAGAAGAGACACAGCCAGCGCTGGGGAGGTCTGGAGGCCCCTGCCACACAAG TGGGTGGCGCCAAAGTCGCTGTACCCTCAAGTCCTGCCTGCATGGAGAAGAGCCAACCAGGCAGCAGCCAACACAACCTTCCAGCTAAGGAGGAACCTCCAAGAGTTGGGGAAGAAAAACCCAAGGCCCCTAAGGCCTCCCCTAGAGTGGAGGATGGTGGTCTGGATACTGTGGCTTCTCGCACTGTCTCTGAGCATGTAGCTATCACCAAGCCAGAGCCCACTGTTACCACG CCTAAGCCCACATGCATGGTGCAGCCTATGACCCATGCACCTCCTGCCACCAATGAGCGacatgaggaagaggaggagaagaaggtgTGCTTACCTGGTTTCACAGGATTGGTCAATCTTGGCAACACATGCTTCATGAACAGTGTGATCCAGTCCCTGTCTAACACCAGAGAACTCAGGGATTACTTCCATG ATCGAGCATTTGAGGCAGAAATCAACTGCAATAATCCGCTAGGAACAGGAGGCAGGTTAGCCATCGGATTTGCTGTGCTGCTCAGGGCCCTTTGGAAAGGAACACACCACGCTTTCCAACCCTCAAAACTCAAG GCAATTGTGGCCAGTAAAGCTAGTCAGTTTACAGGTTACGCCCAGCATGATGCCCAGGAGTTCATGGCTTTCTTGCTGGATGGGCTCCATGAGGACTTGAATCGCATCCAAAATAAACCATACACGGAGACAGTAGACTCTGATGGACGGCTGGATGAG GTGGTGGCAGAGGAGGCATGGCAGAGGCATAAGATGAGAAACGATTCCTTTATAGTAGACCTCTTCCAAGGCCAGTTCAAATCCAAGCTTGTTTGCCCCACATGCTCCAAG gtgTCTATCACCTTTGACCCTTTCCTCTACCTGCCAGTCCCATTGCCCCAGAAGCAAAAGGTGCTATCAGTTTTCTACTTTGCTAAGGAACCTCATAAAAAACCCATCAAg TTTTTGGTGAGTGTAAGCAAGGAGAACTCTAGCACTGCTGAAGTGCTCGAATCCATTTCCAGAAGTGTGAGGGTCAAACCAGAAAACCTCAGACTCGCAGAG GTGGGGAAAAACCGATTCCACCGCATGTTTCTGCCGTCCCATTCCCTAGACACCGTGTCGTCCTCTGacatgttgttctgttttgaGGTGCTCTCCAAAGAACTGGCCAAAGAGAGAGTGGTATTGCTCAGAGTGCAacag AAACTCCAGGTACCCAATATCCCTATCTCTAAGTGTGCTGCCTGCCTGAAGCCTCCAGGATCTGAGGAAGAAAAGCTGAAGCGATGCACTCGCTGCTATCGTGTGGGCTACTGCAATCA AGTATGTCAGAGGACCCACTGGCCCAGTCACAAGGGTCTGTGTCGACCCAATGTAGAAAACGTGGGTCTGCCCTTCCTGATCAGTGTGCCAGAGTCTCGACTCTCTTATACCCGTCTCACCCAACTGCTAGAGGGTTATTCCAG GTTTTCTGTTAACGTGTTCCAGCCTCCTTTCCAGTCAGACAGGACCTCCCCTGACACATCCCAGTGCCGGGTAGAGCTCCCGTCAATGCCAGCAGGTTCTCCTGAGGGTCATGGGTCCGGTGATGAAGCTATAGGTGGTAGCAGTACTGTAGGATCAGGTGATGTGGAGTTGGGAAAGCAGTCTGCGCTGCCTGAATCACAGGGAGAGTATGCTCAGGCCTCTGCCCTCCACTCTGTGGAGTCAGACATCTCGTCCTCCCAGACCTCAATCTCCACCACACAAACTAGAGATTCAGGATTCTCTGAGCCAATCTCTACAacttcctgctgctctctggACCCTCATGCTGAAAAAGAAACGTCCTGTGAGAAGGCAGTGAGACCAGAAG CTGCAGTAACAGGGTATCAACATCCAAATGATTCAGCATCGGGTCATGCTAGTCAGTTCTACATAGCTCTGCTGGACTCTAATGGCAAAGAACAGAGGTTGGATGAGAAAG AGGATGCACTAGCAGATCTTCCAGAGGACGTGACCCTGGAGCTGGTGTGGAAAAACAATGAACGTCTGAAGGAGTACGTCCTGGTGAGCTCCAAGGAACTGGAATATGATGAGGACCCCAGCTCTCTAAGTGAAACTGCTAGAGCAGGACACTTCACCTTGGAGCAGTGCCTTAACCTTTTCACCAAGCCAGAGGTGCTGGCACCGGAGGAGGCATG GTACTGTCCAAAGTGCCAGCAGCATCGTGAGGCCTctaagcagctgctgctgtggcgTCTCCCCAATGTTCTGATTATCCAGCTCAAACGCTTCTCATTCAGGAGCTTCATCTGGAGGGATAAAATCAATGACATGGTTGACTTCCCTGTCAG GAATTTGGATCTCAGTAAGTTTTGTATTGGCCAGAAGGACGAAATGCAACAACCCCCCATCTATGACTTGTATGCAGTCATCAACCACTATGGAGGAATGATAGGAGGGCACTACACGGCATATGCTCGTCTGCCAAGTGACAAGAACAGCCAGCGCAGTGATGTTG GCTGGCGTCTCTTTGATGACAGCACGGTGACAATGGTGGAGGAGAGTCAGGTGGTGACACGCTACGCATACGTCCTGTTCTACAGACGACGAAACTCACCTGTGGAGAGGCCACCACGCTTCCTCAGGCCTGTAGGAGCTGAGTCGTCCACTGGTGCAGGAGCTACTGCCAGCCAG GCCTCTCTAATATGGCGGGAActagaggaggaagaggaggggctCGACGAGGGCCCCCGTGGACTGTTCCGTTCTGTGCTGCGGAGGCgacaaacacagaggaacagagatgaggaagatgaagacagAACTGAAGGGCTGGTGCGACGGCACCGTGGACAGAGGATGTCCGACTATCCCGATGATGACTGTGTGCGATATTTTGTTCTGGGCACACTGACTGCAGTGTTTGCGCTTTTTATCAACTTGGTGTATCCTCTTCTTTACAAAGCCAGCTGGACCTAA
- the usp19 gene encoding ubiquitin carboxyl-terminal hydrolase 19 isoform X1: protein MASSGGSSVAGNETLGRRGGAQHRGGRGRDNSSDLSSSTSKKKQKDRANQESREAKRAAAAAAVDGVIAEVKKDVFVDWKQNVNEVTVRLRCGEEMQRMEGINTTFTDTHCQVCFPDGRQWSCQLQEEIEASCSRVQYKGGFLHVIMHKKIPFHIWPSLKSNKKEKGAAPAETKNAKELEVKPAALESSEKPKLSSSQPQLQPQPPSSPAQSESRRYSGKAERGVKRCLKNKPACDKATTDSVEIKGETVEGPSTTSKPVSITTGEQQPQEPSAKRTTARLPKSTKGAISPADRDTNSVKSNGKAPPTHLPAGWSPQTEHKDGDNRAERLGMGREQRPGVAVAAASHTKKAQVAEKQNQPSDRSEAIARDSESQTAAPISSIDCLKPISLNNEAQSAPEMLGDTTDSELEKRPAELDSEQDTPICQQLESGEAIPVPPVGMTVKQGTSQSSLAQGHSSCDGEEKRDQSKEEPLEIKQQEAPEPMVNLQFVKNDSYEKGADLMVVNVYMKGICRDTARVIFREQDFTLIFQTSDANFLRLHSDCGPNTVFKWQVKLRNLIQPEQCSYSFTPSRVDITLKKRHSQRWGGLEAPATQGAVGGAKVAVPSSPACMEKSQPGSSQHNLPAKEEPPRVGEEKPKAPKASPRVEDGGLDTVASRTVSEHVAITKPEPTVTTPKPTCMVQPMTHAPPATNERHEEEEEKKVCLPGFTGLVNLGNTCFMNSVIQSLSNTRELRDYFHDRAFEAEINCNNPLGTGGRLAIGFAVLLRALWKGTHHAFQPSKLKAIVASKASQFTGYAQHDAQEFMAFLLDGLHEDLNRIQNKPYTETVDSDGRLDEVVAEEAWQRHKMRNDSFIVDLFQGQFKSKLVCPTCSKVSITFDPFLYLPVPLPQKQKVLSVFYFAKEPHKKPIKFLVSVSKENSSTAEVLESISRSVRVKPENLRLAEVGKNRFHRMFLPSHSLDTVSSSDMLFCFEVLSKELAKERVVLLRVQQKLQVPNIPISKCAACLKPPGSEEEKLKRCTRCYRVGYCNQVCQRTHWPSHKGLCRPNVENVGLPFLISVPESRLSYTRLTQLLEGYSRFSVNVFQPPFQSDRTSPDTSQCRVELPSMPAGSPEGHGSGDEAIGGSSTVGSGDVELGKQSALPESQGEYAQASALHSVESDISSSQTSISTTQTRDSGFSEPISTTSCCSLDPHAEKETSCEKAVRPEAAVTGYQHPNDSASGHASQFYIALLDSNGKEQRLDEKEDALADLPEDVTLELVWKNNERLKEYVLVSSKELEYDEDPSSLSETARAGHFTLEQCLNLFTKPEVLAPEEAWYCPKCQQHREASKQLLLWRLPNVLIIQLKRFSFRSFIWRDKINDMVDFPVRNLDLSKFCIGQKDEMQQPPIYDLYAVINHYGGMIGGHYTAYARLPSDKNSQRSDVGWRLFDDSTVTMVEESQVVTRYAYVLFYRRRNSPVERPPRFLRPVGAESSTGAGATASQASLIWRELEEEEEGLDEGPRGLFRSVLRRRQTQRNRDEEDEDRTEGLVRRHRGQRMSDYPDDDCVRYFVLGTLTAVFALFINLVYPLLYKASWT, encoded by the exons ATGGCCAGCAGCGGTGGTAGCAGTGTGGCAGGTAATGAAACACTGGGCCGTCGCGGTGGGGCTCAGCACAGAGGAGGCAGGGGTCGGGACAACAGCTCAGACCTATCCTCCAGTACCAGTAAGAAGAAGCAGAAGGACAGAGCCAACCAGGAGAGCAGAGAGGCCAAGagggcagcagctgctgcagcagtagACGGGGTCATTGCAGAAGTCAAGAAAG aTGTGTTTGTGGACTGGAAGCAGAATGTCAACGAAGTGACTGTCAGACTGCGCTGTGGTGAGGAGATGCAGAGGATGGAGGGCATCAATACAACCTTTACTGATACACACTGCCAGGTGTGCTTCCCAG ATGGACGACAGTGGAGCTGCCAATTGCAGGAGGAAATTGAAGCCTCATGTAGCAGAGTCCAGTACAAGGGAGGTTTCTTGCATGTCATCATGCACAAGAAGATTCCCTTTCACATTTGGCCTTCACTTAAG TCAAACAAAAAGGAGAAGGGGGCAGCACCTGCAGAGACCAAAAATGCCAAGGAACTAGAAGTAAAGCCTGCTGCCTTGGAGTCATCAGAGAAACCCAAACTGTCCTCTTCACAGCCACAACTCCAGCCCCAGCCTCCCTCATCACCTGCACAAAGTGAGTCAAGACGTTACAGTGGCAAAGCTGAGCGGGGTGTCAAGCgatgtctgaaaaacaaaccagcatGTGACAAAGCCACTACGGACTCTGTAGAGATAAAAGGTGAAACTGTAGAAGGCCCATCCACCACCAGCAAGCCTGTTTCTATCACGACAGGCGAGCAGCAGCCTCAGGAACCCAGTGCTAAGCGCACGACTGCACGGCTGCCCAAATCCACCAAGGGGGCTATTTCACCAGCTGACAGGGACACAAACTCTGTGAAGTCTAATGGCAAAGCTCCACCAACACACCTGCCCGCTGGTTGGAGCCCACAGACAGAACACAAGGATGGAGACAACAGAGCCGAGAGACTAGGCATGGGTCGGGAACAAAGACCTGgagttgctgttgctgctgccagCCATACCAAGAAAGCTCAG GTGGCAGAGAAGCAAAACCAGCCTTCAGACAGGTCTGAAGCAATAGCACGTGACAGTGAAAGCCAAACAGCAGCTCCCATCAGCTCCATTGACTGCCTCAAACCTATCAGCTTGAACAATGAAGCGCAATCTGCTCCTGAAATGCTGGGAGATACAACGGACTCTGAGCTAGAGAAAAGGCCTGCGGAGCTGGACTCAGAGCAGGATACTCCGATCTGCCAACAGCTTGAGTCAGGAGAGGCAATACCAGTGCCACCTGTTGGCATGACTGTCAAACAAGGCACATCACAGTCTAGTCTAGCTCAGGGGCACAGCAGTTGTGATGGAGAGGAGAAGCGGGACCAATCGAAGGAAGAACCTCTGGAAATTAAGCAACAGGAAG CCCCAGAACCGATGGTTAACCTACAATTTGTAAAGAACGACTCGTATGAGAAGGGCGCAGACCTGATGGTGGTTAATGTTTACATGAAGGGGATCTGCAGGGACACAGCCAGGGTCATCTTCAGAGAACAGGACTTCACACTCATCTTCCAGACAAG TGATGCAAATTTTTTGCGGCTTCATTCAGACTGTGGACCAAACACAGTCTTCAAGTGGCAAGTGAAACTCAG GAACCTGATCCAACCTGAGCAATGCAGCTACTCCTTCACCCCATCCCGTGTGGACATCACCCTCAAGAAGAGACACAGCCAGCGCTGGGGAGGTCTGGAGGCCCCTGCCACACAAG GTGCAGTGGGTGGCGCCAAAGTCGCTGTACCCTCAAGTCCTGCCTGCATGGAGAAGAGCCAACCAGGCAGCAGCCAACACAACCTTCCAGCTAAGGAGGAACCTCCAAGAGTTGGGGAAGAAAAACCCAAGGCCCCTAAGGCCTCCCCTAGAGTGGAGGATGGTGGTCTGGATACTGTGGCTTCTCGCACTGTCTCTGAGCATGTAGCTATCACCAAGCCAGAGCCCACTGTTACCACG CCTAAGCCCACATGCATGGTGCAGCCTATGACCCATGCACCTCCTGCCACCAATGAGCGacatgaggaagaggaggagaagaaggtgTGCTTACCTGGTTTCACAGGATTGGTCAATCTTGGCAACACATGCTTCATGAACAGTGTGATCCAGTCCCTGTCTAACACCAGAGAACTCAGGGATTACTTCCATG ATCGAGCATTTGAGGCAGAAATCAACTGCAATAATCCGCTAGGAACAGGAGGCAGGTTAGCCATCGGATTTGCTGTGCTGCTCAGGGCCCTTTGGAAAGGAACACACCACGCTTTCCAACCCTCAAAACTCAAG GCAATTGTGGCCAGTAAAGCTAGTCAGTTTACAGGTTACGCCCAGCATGATGCCCAGGAGTTCATGGCTTTCTTGCTGGATGGGCTCCATGAGGACTTGAATCGCATCCAAAATAAACCATACACGGAGACAGTAGACTCTGATGGACGGCTGGATGAG GTGGTGGCAGAGGAGGCATGGCAGAGGCATAAGATGAGAAACGATTCCTTTATAGTAGACCTCTTCCAAGGCCAGTTCAAATCCAAGCTTGTTTGCCCCACATGCTCCAAG gtgTCTATCACCTTTGACCCTTTCCTCTACCTGCCAGTCCCATTGCCCCAGAAGCAAAAGGTGCTATCAGTTTTCTACTTTGCTAAGGAACCTCATAAAAAACCCATCAAg TTTTTGGTGAGTGTAAGCAAGGAGAACTCTAGCACTGCTGAAGTGCTCGAATCCATTTCCAGAAGTGTGAGGGTCAAACCAGAAAACCTCAGACTCGCAGAG GTGGGGAAAAACCGATTCCACCGCATGTTTCTGCCGTCCCATTCCCTAGACACCGTGTCGTCCTCTGacatgttgttctgttttgaGGTGCTCTCCAAAGAACTGGCCAAAGAGAGAGTGGTATTGCTCAGAGTGCAacag AAACTCCAGGTACCCAATATCCCTATCTCTAAGTGTGCTGCCTGCCTGAAGCCTCCAGGATCTGAGGAAGAAAAGCTGAAGCGATGCACTCGCTGCTATCGTGTGGGCTACTGCAATCA AGTATGTCAGAGGACCCACTGGCCCAGTCACAAGGGTCTGTGTCGACCCAATGTAGAAAACGTGGGTCTGCCCTTCCTGATCAGTGTGCCAGAGTCTCGACTCTCTTATACCCGTCTCACCCAACTGCTAGAGGGTTATTCCAG GTTTTCTGTTAACGTGTTCCAGCCTCCTTTCCAGTCAGACAGGACCTCCCCTGACACATCCCAGTGCCGGGTAGAGCTCCCGTCAATGCCAGCAGGTTCTCCTGAGGGTCATGGGTCCGGTGATGAAGCTATAGGTGGTAGCAGTACTGTAGGATCAGGTGATGTGGAGTTGGGAAAGCAGTCTGCGCTGCCTGAATCACAGGGAGAGTATGCTCAGGCCTCTGCCCTCCACTCTGTGGAGTCAGACATCTCGTCCTCCCAGACCTCAATCTCCACCACACAAACTAGAGATTCAGGATTCTCTGAGCCAATCTCTACAacttcctgctgctctctggACCCTCATGCTGAAAAAGAAACGTCCTGTGAGAAGGCAGTGAGACCAGAAG CTGCAGTAACAGGGTATCAACATCCAAATGATTCAGCATCGGGTCATGCTAGTCAGTTCTACATAGCTCTGCTGGACTCTAATGGCAAAGAACAGAGGTTGGATGAGAAAG AGGATGCACTAGCAGATCTTCCAGAGGACGTGACCCTGGAGCTGGTGTGGAAAAACAATGAACGTCTGAAGGAGTACGTCCTGGTGAGCTCCAAGGAACTGGAATATGATGAGGACCCCAGCTCTCTAAGTGAAACTGCTAGAGCAGGACACTTCACCTTGGAGCAGTGCCTTAACCTTTTCACCAAGCCAGAGGTGCTGGCACCGGAGGAGGCATG GTACTGTCCAAAGTGCCAGCAGCATCGTGAGGCCTctaagcagctgctgctgtggcgTCTCCCCAATGTTCTGATTATCCAGCTCAAACGCTTCTCATTCAGGAGCTTCATCTGGAGGGATAAAATCAATGACATGGTTGACTTCCCTGTCAG GAATTTGGATCTCAGTAAGTTTTGTATTGGCCAGAAGGACGAAATGCAACAACCCCCCATCTATGACTTGTATGCAGTCATCAACCACTATGGAGGAATGATAGGAGGGCACTACACGGCATATGCTCGTCTGCCAAGTGACAAGAACAGCCAGCGCAGTGATGTTG GCTGGCGTCTCTTTGATGACAGCACGGTGACAATGGTGGAGGAGAGTCAGGTGGTGACACGCTACGCATACGTCCTGTTCTACAGACGACGAAACTCACCTGTGGAGAGGCCACCACGCTTCCTCAGGCCTGTAGGAGCTGAGTCGTCCACTGGTGCAGGAGCTACTGCCAGCCAG GCCTCTCTAATATGGCGGGAActagaggaggaagaggaggggctCGACGAGGGCCCCCGTGGACTGTTCCGTTCTGTGCTGCGGAGGCgacaaacacagaggaacagagatgaggaagatgaagacagAACTGAAGGGCTGGTGCGACGGCACCGTGGACAGAGGATGTCCGACTATCCCGATGATGACTGTGTGCGATATTTTGTTCTGGGCACACTGACTGCAGTGTTTGCGCTTTTTATCAACTTGGTGTATCCTCTTCTTTACAAAGCCAGCTGGACCTAA